ATCGCGGTCTCGTCGACCCGGGCGGTGACGAAGACCTGGTTGAGGTCGTAGGCGGTCGCGAGGGTGCTGCCCGCCGCCACCTGGTCGTTGGGGAGGGCGTGCTCGGCGGCGACCACCCCGTCCTGGGGGGCGCGGATGCTCAGGATCGGGTTGACGCCACTGCCGTTGCCGAGGCGGAGCACCCCGACCACGTCGCCGGCGTGGAACGAGCTGCCGAGCTGTCCCTTCCAGGCCAGCAGGGTGCCGTTGGCGGGGGCGGTGATGACGATCGCGTCGCCGTCGATGTTGGCGTTGTCGGTGCTGACGAACTGGCGCGCGGTGGTGAGGTACGAGAAGAGGAAGGCCACGCCGATGATCACCGCGAGAAGGGCGATGGCGCCGATGGCCAGCAGCCGGGTGCGCCCGCTCATCCGCCCGCCGCCGGGCGGCGCCGCCTCGACCGGCGGGGGTGGCGGGGGCGGCGGCGCCGCCTTGGGGGCCGGCGGCCGCCGGGTGCGTGTGGTTCGCGGGCTGCCGCCGCCCTGAACGGGCCGGCCGCGAAGCTCGCCTTCGCCTTCTGCCATCTCCGAATCCCTTCCGTGTGGTGGGGGCGTCCGCCCCCTACGCCGGTGCGGCCGCGCCGCCTCCGCCGTCCTGCGATGTCAGTGACCGGGTCAGCGCCCGGAGCCCGCGCACCAGCGCGTCGAGGTCGTCCTCGTCGAGGGTGGCGAGGCTCTGCTGGAGCATTTTGGAGCTTCCCTCGCGCAGCCGTGTGACCAGCCGCTCGCCCGCCGGGGTCAGCTCGGCGAGGGTGCGCCGGCGGTCGACGGAGTCCTCACGGCGAGAGGCGTAGCCGTTGCTGACCAGCGCCTCGACCAGGGTGCTGGCGGTGGGGAGGCTGACGCCGAGCTCGCGGGCCAGCCCGCCGATGGTGAGCGAGCCGTGACAGGCGATGCCGAACAGCGCCTTGAGCCGCGGCATGCTCAGCTGCAGCCGCCTCCACTCCGGGGTCGACAGCGTCTGCCGGAACACCAGTCGCTGCAGCTCGATGGCTTCCTCGACAAGAGATTCCTGCGTCGTCTGTCCAGCGAAGGTTTCCGACTGCAACATGGTTATACGAGCATAAAGCATCGCTCAGGCGGGTGACCCGGCTGAAGCGTGGTGCTGCTCTCGCCGTCCCCACCGGGGGCGGCGGCGACTGGGAAGGAAGGGAGCTGATTCCACGTGGCAGGACGGATTCGATCTGGTCTCACACGATCGCAACTCGCGAGCGCCGCGGTGGTCGTGTTCGCCCTCTTCGTCGTGGCCCTGGTGCTCCGCGGCCTGCTGAGCCCCGCTCCCGCGGTGGCCCCGAAGCTGCGCACCGCCGTGGTCACCCGTGACACGGTGCGCACCGTCGCCTCCGAGGCGGGCACGCTGGTGCCGGTGCAGCAGCAGAACGTCAACTTCCGGCAGCCCGGCCAGCTCACCGAGGTCACCGTCAAGGTCGGCGACCACGTCAAGGCGGGCGACGTGCTCGCCAAGATCGACGACCGCGCCCTCCAGAACGCGCTCGCCCAGGCGGTGCAGCGCCAGCAGCAGGACGCGGCGACCCTGAACGGCACGATCACGGGCAACGCGGTGTCGACCGCCCAGCACAACGTCGACGCCGCGCAGACCGCGCTCGCCAACGCCCAGCGCCAGGCCGACCTCACCAACCAGCAGGACGCGGTGACGGTCGCCCAGGACCAGTCCTTCCTCACCCGCGACGCCACCGTGCTCGCCAGGGACCAGGGTGCACTGAACCACGACACCACGCTGCTCGACCACGAGCGCGCCCTGCTCGACGCCGACACCGCCGTGCTCCAGCGCGACCAGGCGGTCCTCGCCCACGACCAGGGGCTGGTGGCCAAGGACCAGGGGCGGGTCGCCGCCGACCAGACCACCCTGCAGCAGGACCAGGCCACCGAGGCGAAGGACTGCCCGGTCACCAACCCGCCGACGCCGCCGAGCAGCGCATGCACCAACGACCAGAACCGCGTCCAGAGCGACCAGAACCGGCTCTCCTCCGACCAGAAGACGCTCGCCGCCGACCAGAAGCAGGCGGCGATCGACGCCGGGCCGGTCAGCCAGGACCAGGCGCAGCTCCAGACCGACTCGACCCAGCTGGGCATCGTCGCCGGGCAGGCGAGCGTCGACCGGCAGCTGGTGTCATCGGACAGCGCCAAGGTGGAGCAGGACCAGACCGTGCTCCGCGCCGACCTCCAGAAGCAGGCGGCGGACAAGATCGCCGGCGAGCGCGCCGTCAGCGACGCCCAGGCGGCGCTGCAATCGGCGCAGGACGCCCTCACCGCGCAGACCACCTCCCGGCCGAACACGATCGCCGCCCAGCAGGCGGTGGTCGCCTCCGACCAGGCGGCGGTCGACACCGCCCGCCAGAACGTCGGCGAGGCCACCCTCACCGCGCCCGTCGACGGCACCGTGGCGAGCGTCAACGGCGCCCCCGGCGAGCCCGTGATCGCGGGTCAGAACCAGACCCCGCGCGCCCCCGGCAGCACCGCGCCGCTCCCCGACACCGCCGCCGGCAGCGCCCTCGGCGGC
Above is a genomic segment from Candidatus Dormiibacterota bacterium containing:
- a CDS encoding MarR family transcriptional regulator → MLQSETFAGQTTQESLVEEAIELQRLVFRQTLSTPEWRRLQLSMPRLKALFGIACHGSLTIGGLARELGVSLPTASTLVEALVSNGYASRREDSVDRRRTLAELTPAGERLVTRLREGSSKMLQQSLATLDEDDLDALVRGLRALTRSLTSQDGGGGAAAPA
- a CDS encoding biotin/lipoyl-binding protein, whose protein sequence is MVVFALFVVALVLRGLLSPAPAVAPKLRTAVVTRDTVRTVASEAGTLVPVQQQNVNFRQPGQLTEVTVKVGDHVKAGDVLAKIDDRALQNALAQAVQRQQQDAATLNGTITGNAVSTAQHNVDAAQTALANAQRQADLTNQQDAVTVAQDQSFLTRDATVLARDQGALNHDTTLLDHERALLDADTAVLQRDQAVLAHDQGLVAKDQGRVAADQTTLQQDQATEAKDCPVTNPPTPPSSACTNDQNRVQSDQNRLSSDQKTLAADQKQAAIDAGPVSQDQAQLQTDSTQLGIVAGQASVDRQLVSSDSAKVEQDQTVLRADLQKQAADKIAGERAVSDAQAALQSAQDALTAQTTSRPNTIAAQQAVVASDQAAVDTARQNVGEATLTAPVDGTVASVNGAPGEPVIAGQNQTPRAPGSTAPLPDTAAGSALGGSSLATGGTPATQAFMVLSDVHSFQVVATVAELDAARVNPGQAVKVTVDALPGVSLTGSVVALQPIATLIQNVTNYLVTVSLDSVDQRLRSGMTAHAAVAVGEARQVLAVPSVAIQHSGGRSYVVVVHRDGTQARVEVRTGLVGDTTTEVVSGLAEGDHVLVPDVTPPGALASQPLS
- a CDS encoding HlyD family efflux transporter periplasmic adaptor subunit, with protein sequence MAEGEGELRGRPVQGGGSPRTTRTRRPPAPKAAPPPPPPPPVEAAPPGGGRMSGRTRLLAIGAIALLAVIIGVAFLFSYLTTARQFVSTDNANIDGDAIVITAPANGTLLAWKGQLGSSFHAGDVVGVLRLGNGSGVNPILSIRAPQDGVVAAEHALPNDQVAAGSTLATAYDLNQVFVTARVDETAIGDIRPGQTADVYVDAFASPLTGTVQQVESAAASVFSLLPQSNSTGNFQKVTQEIPVKILLTDTRGLHLVPGMSCTVKIHRS